One region of Culex pipiens pallens isolate TS chromosome 2, TS_CPP_V2, whole genome shotgun sequence genomic DNA includes:
- the LOC120429117 gene encoding uncharacterized protein LOC120429117: MLKLKNKLRNKFKSAKIECLPDDFSVISYDVQSESSPAPAPTASDGSNDDGYGAPPGSYNGDSSSPSPNDGRTSGSSMNYNCCYNYNFNINYNFSPPPHGCHDGRGNDDEEEIFEEEWLRMFDSNSNLVSESSAEPTKKANKAAPTRKVRPASTERSKRSTSSMSSKVTPSGNPRLMKATMKAPRCLSTSDLSTYKGSAFSEDCESICSRLNSVKITEMLDQKGANLTDHDRRILHCMVLKRIKEIERLEESVLAKQCWEQEKLYRKTLLDEQERNYKKAIRQKRTIEQIEIRNRKQRLERLEQQQIERIQNEISEKDIRSSSLLKTLVIQKGIKECEKKNRELKRIEDATINQEEKILDKDIWRQSLVDHLEERVQRADVLRHRVLEVNKRRIKIDNQLEKRMHAHNLKQTLEQEKYKLVQLQERIMARESRYEKFKASKKRIFDQLKSRAKTTAALRDMVKHSISPDTCGKVAIKVGPGSAHQHRVIDVVQVK; encoded by the coding sequence atgctgaaactgAAAAACAAGCTACGAAACAAGTTCAAATCGGCGAAAATCGAGTGCCTCCCGGATGACTTCAGCGTCATTTCGTACGACGTGCAGTCGGAATCGTCGCCGGCACCGGCGCCAACGGCTTCCGACGGCAGCAATGACGATGGATACGGAGCGCCACCGGGAAGCTACAACGGGGATTCCAGCAGCCCGAGCCCCAACGACGGACGAACGTCGGGATCTTCGATGAACTACAACTGCTGCTACAATTACAACTTTAACATCAACTACAACTTTTCCCCGCCGCCCCACGGATGCCACGACGGACGGGGTAACGACGACGAGGAGGAAATCTTCGAAGAGGAGTGGCTCCGAATGTTCGACAGCAACAGCAATCTGGTGTCGGAAAGCTCGGCGGAACCCACGAAGAAAGCGAACAAAGCGGCACCGACGAGAAAAGTACGACCGGCTTCAACGGAGCGAAGCAAGCGGAGCACTTCCAGCATGTCATCCAAAGTGACTCCGTCCGGAAATCCCCGGCTGATGAAGGCTACCATGAAGGCACCACGCTGTCTGTCCACCAGCGACCTATCGACGTACAAAGGAAGTGCATTCAGTGAAGACTGCGAAAGCATCTGCAGCCGGCTGAATTCGGTCAAGATCACCGAGATGCTTGACCAGAAGGGAGCTAACCTTACCGATCACGATCGACGTATACTACACTGCATGGTGCTCAAGCGCATCAAGGAGATCGAACGACTCGAGGAATCCGTCCTGGCGAAGCAGTGCTGGGAACAGGAGAAGCTCTACCGCAAGACGCTGCTGGACGAGCAAGAACGCAACTACAAGAAAGCGATACGACAAAAGCGAACCATCGAACAGATCGAAATCCGAAACCGCAAGCAGCGCCTGGAACGACTCGAGCAGCAACAGATCGAGCGAATCCAGAACGAAATCAGCGAGAAAGATATCCGCTCGAGCAGCCTGCTCAAAACGCTCGTCATCCAGAAGGGCATCAAGGAGTGCGAGAAGAAAAACCGCGAACTCAAACGCATCGAGGACGCCACCATCAACCAGGAGGAAAAGATCCTCGACAAAGACATCTGGCGCCAGTCGCTCGTGGACCACCTCGAAGAACGCGTCCAGCGAGCGGACGTCCTCCGGCATCGCGTGCTCGAGGTCAACAAACGCCGCATCAAGATCGACAATCAGCTCGAGAAGCGCATGCACGCCCACAACCTGAAGCAGACGCTCGAGCAGGAAAAGTACAAGCTGGTGCAGCTGCAGGAGCGAATCATGGCGCGCGAATCGCGCTACGAAAAGTTCAAAGCCAGCAAGAAGCGGATCTTCGATCAGCTGAAAAGCCGGGCGAAAACGACGGCCGCGCTGCGCGACATGGTCAAGCACTCGATCAGTCCGGACACGTGCGGGAAGGTCGCAATCAAGGTCGGGCCGGGTTCCGCGCACCAGCACCGAGTTATCGACGTGGTGCAGGTCAAGTGA
- the LOC120429109 gene encoding uncharacterized protein LOC120429109, whose translation MSKELLHLRLLREELADLDFEDIQSDLIGRRIFTEADCRDLLEETDENYRLDLLFLILEQKLGPYGNIMIVNQFLDVLRSYYSWIVERHEASMRNGETGQIIRYKSYQNNTSVPGIDGLNVFRRDYLWQIQRYLKQLKHGVRGQRYLFVYGSFGTGKWTLVSQACENFTIVEHMGYNIFYLNLANCNQPEQILELLENLSIQMEIDYKPDDVVYNGRYPTNEIAIRKRRLLQRFEDHTFRNSLLILSHVRDPALIEAFDLKCKTLVITSNPNVVNSVNENEKFVVRLPSGFSEDETIELFRKVLKAKVALPEEAHQIHRTCKGNPFMIKLIARKMAEYNNIDHRWSSLAAELRSHSIAIENMTIQSILERLTADEQWTFRSLVVFKDNVKVPQIVLQRYWGLSAEETESMANKLLNRGLLEKRLCKDQQVSYMLHYVCYNFLLKETPSEPIANLHRRLVENYSISATLESRREVDLLKFTNDNYFHFYIAYHLQESGLHQLFPQLFKDFGFLEQKLRYTGLPNTVGDLRLYQDYIFDNRDHSLDYPELLTEFLMGAEVLLSNSTDTCLLQLAFNCTGPIATEAKEQARSYDSRVWFHDIDRTHQHQLVQVRSAPIKVRFQNPSSALVSLDNHQITLVDLSPLYSAPSTIFDGNMSRVVDMHMAGNVLVALDETGTINVWSLRNIPLDRNARQHESDGSLPIRRRIQTLVPHPPTDRFTGFCIVSKTASSVDPAVILSEIFAITQNGTLYIFKGLTNFTESMKHNTNIKNIIIIKPLIDVPGQNPKLLFVTSDNQGCIFNLKSTSVECRFSEPDIVNIHYMGNALVFVGENQIRLRKFSRNERNQLQIEPAVVIYKTPTNHRNACSAISDDYEYIILGTTQGISIFSIREEVEVLRTNISQSILDVDIFPLDDAQYRYILISSSEDSGNVINMYSLMVTAQNQLVSNQYQLQDNAVYHADLEADPVTVKTVDRKRVIQEVMYTRLHQRDDFRLISPPIENKPLASIVKRLTQCTSGFYLGLANGDVLRLEEWSNGSEDPEPEVVCNLGGAITLLKSFDEPQLLVAASDSRCKIFVAHDQVVEMPEELCECYLYRDQHMVLLFDAGRVQIFNVQTKQFEFVIDAGNPYGASAVNDQYLIVGMTNGDILQYAIEQHDTLELHLVHTYVQPKRITSCALSANGELLAVGYKNGALEIYNTEERKLISTLESHRCDVASLYFSPWKDSNNPQILVSVGEQIVFWSLDSVINNPDSRGDVKRRSNRYKTRPSLTSPALDIHRTSFGSRSSGLSSPLAASPSRNGSFTFDLDEAAHQWLTKSGPSNKPHLLSCIKLIGSAERLIVNRDFNKFFTIDDEGYIYYLRLFQPPSRHRLTATSFMSPAAVARLSNGTSFPF comes from the exons ATGTCCAAGGAACTGCTGCATTTGCGGCTCCTCCGCGAGGAGCTCGCCGATCTAGACTTTGAGGACATTCAGAGCGACCTGATCGGTCGTCGCATCTTCACCGAAGCGGACTGTCGGGATTTGCTGGAGGAGACTGACGAAAATTACCGCCTGGATTTGCTGTTCCTCATCCTCGAGCAGAAGCTGGGACCGTACGGTAACATCATGATCGTCAATCAGTTTCTGGATGTGCTCAGGTCGTACTACTCCTGGATCGTGGAGCGTCACGAAGCGAGCATGCGGAACGGCGAAACCGGACAGATCATTCGGTACAAGTCGTACCAGAACAACACATCCGTCCCGGGTATCGACGGACTGAACGTCTTCCGGCGTGACTACCTCTGGCAGATCCAGCGGTACCTCAAGCAACTGAAACACGGTGTTCGTGGCCAGCGGTACCTGTTTGTGTACGGCAGCTTCGGAACGGGCAAGTGGACGCTGGTCAGCCAGGCCTGCGAAAACTTCACGATCGTCGAACACATGGGGTATAACATATTTTACCTCAACTTGGCCAACTGTAACCAGCCGGAGCAGATCTTGGAACTGCTGGAGAACCTCAGCATCCAGATGGAGATCGACTACAAACCGGACGACGTCGTGTACAACGGACGCTATCCCACCAACGAGATCGCCATCCGTAAGCGCCGACTGCTGCAGCGCTTCGAGGATCACACCTTTCGGAACAGTTTGCTGATCCTGTCACACGTGCGCGATCCGGCGCTGATCGAGGCGTTCGATCTCAAGTGCAAAACGCTGGTGATCACCAGCAACCCGAACGTCGTGAACAGCGTCAACGAGAACGAAAAGTTTGTCGTACGACTGCCGTCCGGTTTCAGCGAGGACGAAACTATCGAACTGTTTCGGAAGGTACTCAAGGCCAAAGTTGCGCTGCCAGAGGAGGCCCACCAGATCCATCGAACCTGCAAGGGTAATCCGTTCATGATCAAGCTGATCGCCCGCAAGATGGCAGAGTACAATAATATCGATCATCGCTGGTCTTCTCTGGCCGCTGAGCTGCGCAGTCACTCGATTGCCATCGAAAACATGACGATTCAGTCGATTCTGGAACGGCTGACCGCAGACGAGCAGTGGACGTTCCGTAGCCTGGTCGTGTTCAAGGACAACGTGAAGGTTCCTCAGATT GTCTTGCAACGCTACTGGGGTCTGAGCGCGGAGGAGACCGAATCCATGGCGAACAAGCTGCTCAACAGGGGTCTGCTGGAGAAGCGGCTCTGCAAGGATCAACAGGTGTCGTACATGCTGCACTATGTTTGTTATAACTTCCTTCTCAAGGAAACCCCATCTGAACCCATCGCTAACCTGCACCGtcgattggttgaaaattatag CATCTCAGCAACGCTCGAATCCCGCCGCGAAGTGGACCTCCTCAAGTTTACCAACGACAACTACTTCCACTTTTACATCGCCTACCACCTGCAAGAATCCGGCCTGCACCAGCTGTTCCCACAGCTCTTCAAGGACTTTGGCTTCCTGGAGCAGAAGCTGCGCTACACCGGACTGCCCAACACGGTGGGAGATTTGCGGCTCTACCAGGACTACATCTTCGACAACCGGGACCACTCCCTGGACTACCCGGAACTGTTGACCGAGTTTCTGATGGGCGCCGAGGTGCTGCTGTCCAACTCGACCGACACGTGCCTGCTGCAGCTGGCGTTCAACTGTACCGGACCGATCGCGACGGAGGCCAAGGAGCAGGCCAGGTCGTACGATAGTCGCGTCTGGTTTCATGACAT CGATCGCACCCACCAGCATCAGCTGGTGCAGGTTCGCAGTGCGCCGATCAAGGTTCGCTTCCAGAACCCGAGCTCGGCACTGGTCTCGCTGGACAACCACCAAATCACGTTGGTCGATCTCTCGCCGCTGTACTCGGCTCCGTCGACCATTTTCGATGGCAACATGAGCCGCGTCGTCGACATGCACATGGCCGGAAATGTGCTGGTAGCGCTGGACGAAACGGGAACAATCAACGTGTGGTCGCTGAGAAACATTCCGTTGGATCGCAACGCTCGACAGCACGAAAGTGACGGCAGCCTGCCGATCCGGCGTCGCATTCAGACCTTGGTGCCGCACCCTCCGACGGATCGGTTCACCGGGTTCTGCATCGTTTCAAAGACAGCATCTTCGGTGGATCCGGCCGTGATTCTGTCAGAAATTTTTGCCATAACCCAGAACGGAACCCTGTACATCTTCAAGGGGTTGACCAACTTTACGGAATCTATGAAGCACAATACAAACATTAagaacatcatcatcatcaaaccGTTAATTGACGTTCCCGGCCAAAATCCGAAACTACTCTTCGTTACCAGCGACAACCAGGGGTGCATCTTCAACTTGAAGTCCACCAGTGTCGAGTGCCGGTTCAGCGAGCCCGACATCGTGAACATTCACTACATGGGCAATGCCCTGGTGTTTGTGGGTGAAAACCAGATCCGGTTGCGCAAGTTCAGCCGTAACGAACGCAATCAGCTGCAAATCGAACCGGCGGTCGTCATCTACAAAACTCCAACGAACCACCGCAACGCCTGCAGTGCCATCTCGGACGACTACGAGTACATCATCCTTGGTACGACCCAAGGGATATCGATCTTCAGTATTAGAGAGGAGGTTGAGGTGTTGCGCACCAACATCAGCCAGAGCATCCTGGACGTGGACATCTTCCCGCTGGACGACGCTCAGTATCGGTACATTCTGATTTCCTCCTCCGAGGACAGCGGCAACGTGATCAACATGTACTCGCTAATGGTGACGGCACAGAACCAGCTGGTCAGCAACCAGTACCAACTGCAGGACAACGCCGTCTACCATGCCGATCTGGAGGCGGATCCTGTCACCGTGAAGACCGTGGATCGCAAGCGTGTCATTCAGGAGGTCATGTACACAAGGCTTCACCAGCGCGACGATTTTCGCCTGATTTCACCCCCAATCGAAAACAAACCGCTGGCTAGTATTGTTAAGCGGTTGACACAGTGCACATCCGGGTTCTATCTGGGCCTTGCCAACGGTGACGTGCTGCGGCTGGAGGAATGGAGCAACGGAAGCGAAGACCCGGAACCGGAAGTGGTTTGCAACTTGGGCGGCGCGATCACTCTACTGAAGAGCTTTGACGAGCCGCAGCTCCTGGTGGCGGCTTCCGACAGCCGTTGCAAGATCTTTGTCGCACACGATCAAGTGGTCGAGATGCCGGAGGAGCTGTGCGAGTGCTACCTTTACCGGGACCAACATATGGTGCTGCTCTTCGACGCTGGGCGTGTTCAG ATATTCAACGTACAAACCAAACAGTTCGAGTTCGTGATCGATGCCGGCAACCCGTACGGTGCATCGGCCGTCAACGACCAATACCTAATCGTAGGTATGACAAACGGCGATATCCTACAGTACGCGATCGAGCAGCACGATACGCTCGAACTCCACCTGGTGCACACCTACGTACAACCGAAGCGAATCACCAGCTGCGCTTTGTCCGCCAACGGTGAGCTGCTCGCGGTCGGCTACAAAAACGGAGCCCTCGAAATCTACAACACCGAGGAACGCAAACTCATCTCCACCCTCGAATCTCACCGCTGCGACGTGGCCTCTCTCTACTTCAGCCCTTGGAAAGATTCCAACAACCCGCAGATACTGGTCAGCGTCGGCGAGCAGATCGTCTTCTGGAGTCTGGACTCCGTAATCAACAACCCCGACTCCCGGGGCGACGTCAAGCGACGCTCGAATCGCTACAAAACGCGACCATCCCTAACCTCTCCTGCGCTCGACATCCACCGAACCTCCTTCGGCAGCCGCTCGTCCGGTCTCTCGTCCCCGCTCGCCGCCAGCCCCTCCCGCAACGGTTCGTTCACGTTCGACCTGGACGAAGCCGCCCACCAGTGGCTCACCAAGTCCGGACCCTCCAACAAACCCCACCTGCTGTCCTGCATCAAGCTGATCGGCAGCGCCGAACGGCTGATCGTCAACCGCGACTTTAACAAGTTCTTCACCATCGACGACGAGGGCTACATCTACTACCTGCGACTGTTCCAACCGCCGAGCCGGCACCGACTCACCGCGACCAGCTTCATGTCGCCGGCCGCCGTGGCCCGCCTCTCGAACGGCACCTCCTTCCCCTTCTGA